From a region of the Candidatus Rhabdochlamydia sp. T3358 genome:
- a CDS encoding adenylate/guanylate cyclase domain-containing protein, with translation MNYRTKLYFAFVITSVACLIFGFGILLTELEYSSFSREQNKALTVAATTAALLDVNQIKALIANPTQNNPAYDHFRLQLRKVRDANRGNVVYIKYLYLITANPKDTHSAFFLADAEEDPEFQAVIKQPFHTEHKSSLFHFSKHHVKKTIIREDEGSWITAFAPIIDGEGNYIASIGANIPTQFLFKDLMRFVPYICVSFILAVILAFVIASFFAKRVTLALDNLIGCVKQIEKGNLACKACLETHDEFEELGDAINQMTKGLQERERLKVNFSRYVSDHVLQKILSSTKPTKLEGERRKITVLFSDIRQFTHLSESLPPEQVVALLNEYFKIMLDIIFEHKGTLDKFIGDGLMVEFGAPLDDEIQEKNAVTTAIAMQKALEKLNTTWKQPNIQVGIGIHTGFAIVGNVGSDKRMDYTAIGDTVNIASRLEQMTKSMNRSILISEDTYQAIKEEFSAESLGPITLPGREESIRVYAIEKN, from the coding sequence ATGAACTATCGTACAAAGCTCTATTTTGCCTTTGTAATCACTTCTGTAGCCTGTTTAATTTTTGGTTTTGGTATTCTTTTGACAGAGCTTGAATACAGTTCATTTTCTAGAGAGCAGAATAAAGCTCTAACGGTTGCTGCCACTACTGCTGCATTACTAGATGTAAATCAAATCAAAGCTCTTATTGCAAACCCCACTCAAAACAACCCTGCCTATGATCATTTCCGTTTGCAATTAAGAAAAGTTCGAGATGCTAATCGAGGAAATGTTGTCTATATTAAGTATCTCTATCTAATCACAGCTAATCCTAAAGACACTCATTCTGCCTTTTTTTTGGCAGATGCAGAAGAAGATCCTGAATTCCAAGCCGTTATTAAACAACCCTTTCACACAGAACATAAAAGCTCTTTATTTCATTTTTCTAAACACCATGTAAAAAAAACGATTATCCGAGAAGATGAGGGTAGCTGGATCACGGCTTTTGCTCCTATAATTGACGGGGAAGGCAATTATATTGCATCTATAGGAGCAAATATCCCCACTCAGTTTCTTTTCAAAGACCTGATGCGTTTTGTCCCCTATATATGCGTTAGTTTTATACTAGCTGTTATTCTAGCTTTTGTCATAGCATCCTTTTTTGCAAAACGAGTCACTTTGGCCTTAGATAATCTGATTGGATGTGTTAAACAAATTGAAAAAGGCAATCTTGCTTGCAAAGCATGCTTAGAAACACATGATGAATTTGAAGAGCTTGGTGATGCTATCAATCAAATGACAAAAGGTCTGCAAGAAAGAGAGCGCCTAAAGGTGAATTTTTCAAGATATGTCTCAGACCATGTCCTGCAAAAGATTTTATCCTCTACCAAACCTACCAAATTGGAGGGAGAAAGAAGAAAAATCACTGTGCTTTTCTCTGATATTCGTCAGTTCACCCATCTATCAGAGAGTCTACCACCTGAGCAGGTTGTCGCTTTGCTCAATGAGTATTTTAAGATTATGTTAGATATTATTTTTGAGCATAAAGGCACTCTGGATAAATTTATTGGAGATGGTTTAATGGTGGAGTTTGGTGCTCCTTTGGACGATGAAATCCAGGAAAAGAATGCTGTTACAACAGCAATTGCCATGCAAAAAGCACTGGAAAAACTCAATACAACATGGAAACAGCCAAATATTCAAGTAGGGATCGGCATCCATACAGGATTTGCTATTGTAGGTAATGTAGGCTCTGACAAGCGGATGGATTACACAGCCATTGGAGATACCGTAAATATTGCTTCTAGACTAGAACAAATGACAAAATCCATGAACAGAAGCATTTTAATCAGTGAAGATACCTACCAAGCTATAAAAGAAGAATTTTCTGCTGAAAGCCTAGGCCCTATTACCTTGCCCGGCAGAGAAGAATCCATTAGAGTCTATGCAATAGAAAAAAACTAG